The Streptomyces sp. NBC_01244 genome contains a region encoding:
- a CDS encoding VOC family protein, producing MDINLSQCFIAVDDHETAVPFYRDVLGLEVRGDVGFEGMRWVTLGSPAQPDVDIVLEPPVANQNASSADREAMAELLAKGLLRGVIFSTDDCDATFERIRAAGGDVLQEPIDQPYGVRDCAFRDPAGNMIRFHQPRKR from the coding sequence ATGGACATCAACCTTTCGCAGTGCTTCATCGCCGTCGACGACCACGAAACGGCGGTCCCCTTCTACCGGGACGTCCTCGGTCTGGAGGTCCGGGGCGACGTCGGCTTCGAGGGGATGCGCTGGGTGACCCTCGGTTCGCCCGCGCAGCCGGATGTCGACATCGTCCTCGAACCGCCCGTCGCGAACCAGAACGCCTCGTCCGCCGACCGGGAGGCCATGGCGGAACTGCTGGCCAAGGGCCTGCTGCGCGGGGTCATCTTCAGCACCGACGACTGCGACGCCACCTTCGAACGCATCCGGGCCGCCGGCGGTGACGTGCTCCAGGAGCCGATCGACCAGCCGTACGGCGTCCGTGACTGCGCCTTCCGCGACCCGGCCGGAAACATGATCCGGTTCCACCAGCCCCGCAAGCGCTGA
- a CDS encoding phosphodiester glycosidase family protein yields the protein MPTLRPLLPVMLPALLTAVLVVPAPPQAHASGSGKGEGIETARTARQIAPGVRLESYDRLEADRWLRIDELDVQLSGTGTGTGPRTGQGAGVRAEYLGGRGVATLADSAARHPAGPGRRVVAAVNGDFFDIRGTGAPLGPGIGAGRLLHAASPGAGQAVGFGADGPGRVLRLALDGSVTLPGGRVRPLAGFNTARPPAEGFAAYTAAWPADGLPVSGPAVELRDGRVTAVRAAVRGPARRERPEPGTTLLVAAGAAAPELAALRAGDAVAVAARPVAAGGGPLPASAVGGREALVVAGVPQNHDGEPNNAAAPRTAVGFSRDGRRARLVTVDGRQRDSGGLTLTALGRLMHRLGAHEALNLDGGGSSTLLAALTGETALTVENSPSDGRLRPVPNGLVLTAPAGSGRAAGYRIEPAGGAARAFPGLARTLRATPYDASLGPVSGQPSAPAWSLPEGRGRIDSSGVLRASGPGSVEVRAGLGSASGALRLDVLGALTRVRAVPERIGLAEQGETARFVLTGHDAQGAAAVVEPRDVELDFDRSRWKVAEDGRGGFTVTARVPNATGELRATVRGIPAVSPTSGASGGAAASAPSRTSGVSRASGAPMAPARLALGVGLSDVPLADLEDAARWTGAGAAPGEGRPGRGLALAPPAGGGKAAATPPRPLRVPELARSLSLWVHGDGSGARPAVELTDGEGAAVTLRGPAVDWTGWREIDLPLPAMAERPFAVTRLAATAPAVTRAKAPAGARAEAPAVTRAEAPAGAAAAAPAMPAAPRLLLDTLAARTPPTGIVRTAGAPDPIVATAARVNARPWRFAVDPAGARAAAASSATPGAASARTRAVDFALTGTDRPAFVHRGVRFLPLGSTRPTLAGGGLDRITALRAALATAAREPGTGALAVVEPYAPQAVDRKEAVLRLRLLAEFPRATGKRAVVITVGAPRFAAGRTEGVLTVAAPRTGRTVIGADAFATGDWLSVLPAGSR from the coding sequence ATGCCCACCCTGCGCCCGCTGTTGCCCGTCATGCTGCCGGCTCTGCTCACCGCGGTGCTCGTGGTCCCGGCGCCCCCGCAGGCCCATGCCTCCGGGAGCGGCAAGGGCGAGGGGATCGAGACGGCCCGCACCGCCCGGCAGATCGCCCCCGGGGTACGGCTGGAGTCGTACGACCGGCTCGAAGCCGACCGGTGGCTGCGCATCGACGAACTCGACGTCCAACTGTCGGGCACGGGTACGGGTACGGGCCCGCGCACCGGCCAGGGGGCCGGTGTGCGGGCGGAGTACCTCGGCGGCCGGGGCGTCGCCACCCTCGCCGACTCCGCCGCCCGCCACCCCGCCGGACCGGGCCGCCGGGTGGTCGCCGCCGTGAACGGGGACTTCTTCGACATCCGGGGTACCGGCGCGCCGCTCGGCCCCGGCATCGGTGCGGGCCGACTGCTGCACGCGGCCTCGCCCGGCGCCGGACAGGCCGTCGGCTTCGGCGCTGACGGGCCGGGCCGGGTGCTCCGCCTCGCCCTCGACGGGAGCGTCACCTTGCCCGGCGGCCGGGTCCGCCCGCTCGCCGGCTTCAACACCGCGCGGCCGCCCGCCGAGGGCTTCGCCGCCTACACCGCCGCGTGGCCGGCGGACGGACTCCCCGTGTCCGGACCGGCGGTGGAACTGCGCGACGGCCGGGTCACGGCCGTGCGCGCGGCGGTACGCGGGCCCGCGCGCCGGGAGCGTCCCGAACCCGGCACCACCCTGCTGGTCGCGGCAGGCGCGGCCGCGCCCGAACTCGCCGCCCTGCGCGCCGGGGACGCGGTCGCCGTGGCGGCCCGCCCGGTGGCGGCCGGGGGCGGGCCGCTCCCGGCGAGCGCGGTCGGCGGCCGGGAGGCGCTCGTGGTGGCCGGGGTCCCGCAGAACCACGACGGCGAGCCGAACAACGCGGCCGCGCCGCGCACCGCCGTCGGCTTCTCCCGCGACGGACGCCGGGCCCGCCTGGTCACCGTCGACGGTCGCCAGCGCGACAGCGGAGGGCTGACCCTGACGGCGCTCGGCCGGCTGATGCACCGGCTCGGCGCCCACGAGGCCCTCAACCTGGACGGCGGCGGCTCCTCGACCCTGCTCGCCGCGCTGACCGGGGAGACGGCCCTGACCGTGGAGAACTCCCCGTCCGACGGCCGCCTGCGCCCGGTCCCCAACGGCCTGGTCCTGACCGCCCCGGCCGGCTCCGGCCGCGCCGCCGGCTACCGGATCGAGCCCGCCGGCGGGGCCGCGCGCGCCTTCCCCGGCCTCGCCCGGACCCTCAGGGCCACCCCCTACGACGCATCCCTCGGGCCGGTGTCCGGGCAACCGTCGGCTCCGGCGTGGTCCCTCCCGGAGGGCCGGGGCCGGATCGATTCCAGCGGGGTCCTGCGCGCGTCGGGTCCCGGTTCGGTGGAGGTGCGGGCAGGCCTCGGATCGGCGAGCGGGGCGCTCCGCCTCGACGTCCTCGGAGCGCTGACCCGGGTCCGCGCCGTGCCGGAGCGCATCGGGCTCGCGGAGCAAGGGGAGACCGCGCGCTTCGTCCTGACCGGGCACGACGCGCAAGGCGCCGCCGCCGTGGTCGAACCTCGGGACGTGGAGCTCGACTTCGACCGTTCCCGGTGGAAGGTGGCCGAAGACGGGCGCGGCGGATTCACGGTGACCGCCCGGGTCCCGAACGCGACGGGTGAGTTGCGCGCCACGGTACGGGGGATCCCGGCCGTCTCGCCCACCTCAGGTGCATCGGGCGGGGCGGCCGCCTCGGCTCCCTCCCGTACCTCCGGTGTCTCCCGTGCCTCCGGTGCCCCCATGGCTCCGGCCCGGCTGGCCCTCGGGGTGGGCCTTTCGGACGTGCCGCTCGCGGATCTGGAGGATGCCGCCCGCTGGACCGGTGCCGGCGCCGCGCCCGGGGAGGGCCGTCCCGGCCGGGGGCTCGCCCTCGCACCGCCCGCCGGGGGCGGGAAGGCCGCAGCGACCCCGCCCCGTCCCCTCCGGGTCCCCGAACTGGCCCGCTCGCTCTCCCTCTGGGTCCACGGCGACGGCTCCGGGGCCCGGCCCGCGGTGGAACTCACCGACGGTGAGGGGGCCGCCGTCACCCTGCGCGGCCCCGCCGTGGACTGGACCGGCTGGCGGGAGATCGACCTGCCGCTCCCGGCGATGGCGGAGCGCCCGTTCGCCGTGACCCGGCTCGCGGCCACCGCCCCCGCGGTCACCCGCGCCAAGGCCCCGGCCGGAGCCAGGGCCGAGGCCCCCGCGGTCACCCGTGCCGAGGCCCCCGCCGGAGCCGCGGCCGCGGCTCCGGCCATGCCCGCCGCCCCGCGGCTGCTGCTGGACACCCTGGCGGCGCGGACGCCGCCGACCGGGATCGTGCGTACGGCCGGGGCACCTGATCCGATCGTGGCCACGGCGGCCCGGGTGAACGCCCGGCCCTGGCGGTTCGCCGTCGACCCCGCCGGAGCCCGGGCGGCCGCGGCCTCCTCCGCAACCCCGGGCGCGGCCTCCGCCCGGACCCGGGCCGTCGACTTCGCGCTGACCGGCACCGACCGCCCCGCCTTCGTGCACCGCGGCGTACGGTTCCTGCCGCTCGGCTCCACGCGCCCCACCCTCGCCGGCGGCGGGCTCGACCGGATCACGGCCCTGCGCGCGGCCCTGGCGACGGCCGCCCGGGAGCCGGGCACGGGCGCGCTGGCCGTCGTAGAGCCGTACGCGCCGCAGGCCGTCGACCGCAAGGAGGCCGTCCTGCGCCTGCGGCTCCTGGCGGAGTTCCCCCGGGCCACCGGCAAACGGGCCGTGGTCATCACCGTCGGCGCCCCCCGTTTCGCGGCCGGCCGCACCGAGGGCGTGCTCACCGTCGCGGCCCCGCGCACCGGCCGGACCGTGATCGGCGCCGACGCCTTCGCCACGGGCGACTGGCTCTCCGTACTGCCGGCCGGCAGCCGGTGA
- a CDS encoding SpoIIE family protein phosphatase translates to MGTFDWDLDSGQMFLDTTALEVLDLRPGEFTGTPAGLRVRLAPGEEARLDARVAQALKAGRTHYGAYVRSRDRDGAPGWTHVQGRILRDPRGRPYRIIGILRDAVHDPGEPGAAGERDEGRRRMTGVVERTTAILAHARTVNDVTDVLKDPEALGHLGAVSVMLGVVDGGRIHLVAEGQLGAYVPETEYTRIDAPLPLSEAVRTMRPVFLGSREEFQRRYPDLWPYIEPLSVRSGVYLPLIAQGRPVGALGLLYTREGDFNAEERNVLMALGSGIAQSLQRAILFEQEHDLAEGLQKAMLPRRIPEVAGARIAVRYRAARMGRDIGGDWYDVVPLGEGRVGVMIGDVEGHDTDAAAVMGQLRIALRAYVAEGHTPGMAMERASAFLRDLETERFATCTYADIDLTSGMARMVRAGHLDPVVRRGDGSCHRVQVAGGLPLGLPAREPGEAGAGASGGPGAFGAAGTGYPVTTLELHPGDTLLLCTDGLTERPGGDGDTGLRELMEAVRDGPADVEELADVLCDLVGDSGGGDDMALLLLRRRGTPLPRGGGPLRHRLTPGDPDAPAMARHLIRAAAAAWGAWDVADEIELAADELMTNALVHTDGVGGVSMRLTPEGRIRIEVEDTSSALPRRREADDWAVSGRGLMLVDTLADAWGVEPRGGGKCVWCEFAVPASAPSPPEPGAPGAV, encoded by the coding sequence ATGGGCACCTTCGACTGGGACCTCGACAGCGGGCAGATGTTTCTGGACACCACCGCCCTCGAGGTCCTCGACCTGCGCCCCGGGGAGTTCACGGGCACGCCCGCCGGACTGCGGGTCCGTCTCGCGCCCGGCGAGGAAGCCCGGCTCGACGCCCGGGTCGCGCAGGCGCTGAAGGCCGGCCGCACTCACTACGGGGCCTACGTGCGCAGCCGCGACCGGGACGGGGCGCCGGGCTGGACCCATGTCCAGGGCCGCATCCTGCGGGACCCGCGCGGGCGCCCGTACCGGATCATCGGGATCCTCCGCGACGCCGTCCACGACCCCGGCGAGCCCGGCGCGGCCGGTGAGCGCGACGAGGGCCGGCGCCGCATGACCGGGGTCGTCGAGCGGACGACGGCGATCCTCGCGCACGCCCGCACCGTCAACGACGTCACCGACGTCCTCAAGGACCCCGAGGCCCTCGGCCACCTCGGCGCCGTCAGCGTCATGCTCGGCGTCGTCGACGGCGGCCGGATCCACCTGGTCGCGGAGGGGCAGCTGGGCGCGTACGTACCGGAGACCGAGTACACGCGGATCGACGCGCCGCTGCCGCTGAGCGAGGCCGTACGGACGATGCGGCCGGTGTTCCTCGGCTCCCGCGAGGAGTTCCAGCGGCGCTACCCGGACCTGTGGCCGTACATCGAGCCGCTATCCGTCCGCAGTGGCGTCTATCTGCCCCTGATCGCGCAGGGCAGGCCCGTCGGCGCGCTCGGGCTGCTCTACACGCGGGAGGGCGACTTCAACGCCGAGGAGCGCAACGTACTGATGGCGCTCGGCAGCGGCATCGCGCAGAGCCTGCAGCGCGCGATCCTCTTCGAGCAGGAGCACGACCTCGCCGAGGGCCTCCAGAAGGCCATGCTGCCCCGCCGGATTCCGGAGGTGGCGGGGGCGCGGATCGCCGTACGGTACCGGGCGGCCCGGATGGGGCGGGACATCGGCGGTGACTGGTACGACGTCGTCCCGCTCGGCGAGGGCCGGGTCGGCGTGATGATCGGCGACGTGGAGGGGCACGACACGGACGCCGCCGCCGTCATGGGCCAGCTGCGCATCGCCCTGCGCGCGTACGTCGCCGAGGGGCACACGCCCGGCATGGCGATGGAGCGGGCCTCGGCCTTCCTGCGGGACCTGGAGACGGAACGCTTCGCCACCTGCACGTACGCCGACATCGACCTCACCAGCGGCATGGCCCGGATGGTCCGTGCGGGGCACCTCGACCCGGTGGTGCGGCGCGGCGACGGCAGCTGCCACCGGGTGCAGGTTGCGGGCGGTTTGCCGCTGGGCCTCCCGGCGCGCGAGCCGGGGGAGGCCGGTGCGGGTGCCTCCGGCGGCCCGGGCGCCTTCGGCGCCGCCGGAACGGGATACCCGGTCACCACCCTCGAACTGCACCCCGGGGACACCCTGCTGCTGTGCACGGACGGTCTGACCGAACGGCCCGGCGGGGATGGCGACACCGGTCTGCGCGAGCTCATGGAAGCGGTCCGGGACGGGCCGGCGGACGTCGAGGAACTCGCCGACGTCCTGTGCGACCTGGTCGGGGACTCGGGCGGCGGGGACGACATGGCCCTGCTCCTGCTGCGCCGCCGCGGCACCCCGCTCCCGCGCGGCGGCGGCCCGCTGCGTCACCGGCTCACCCCCGGGGACCCGGACGCCCCGGCGATGGCCCGGCACCTGATCCGGGCGGCCGCCGCGGCGTGGGGTGCGTGGGACGTGGCCGACGAGATCGAGCTGGCGGCGGACGAGCTGATGACCAACGCGCTGGTCCACACGGACGGAGTCGGCGGCGTCAGCATGCGGCTGACCCCGGAGGGCCGGATCCGGATCGAGGTGGAGGACACCAGCAGCGCCCTGCCGCGGCGCCGGGAGGCCGACGACTGGGCGGTGTCCGGGCGCGGCCTGATGCTGGTCGACACCCTCGCGGACGCCTGGGGCGTGGAGCCCCGGGGCGGCGGGAAGTGCGTGTGGTGCGAGTTCGCCGTACCGGCCTCCGCCCCTTCGCCCCCGGAGCCCGGCGCGCCCGGCGCGGTGTAG
- a CDS encoding SPFH domain-containing protein produces MGEAGTERAEEGAQTPGRISTPRTGPTPRSPVLRPYRDPLVLGPLFRDEERAAAPATATDPSGTPGRPRGGSGPAEPETLRQAAVPGAIPRPTRPAMAAPATPRTLPAVLDPELTERPARACSGWWALLTAVSATACAAALPRFEEIRLSASPTEVWPLAVIVCCALLALAALCGLRRGRAGQAWSLTLFGRYRGTIRRTGLIWSNPLPRHTRVDVRLRHWRSEPLRAVDSEGTALRSVVLVVWRVGDTARALLAVDDHTAYLSGQVESATARVLSRMPADSFGPEPAGPAGPAGPSGPETLRDTEAVGDELTRLLAAECKAVGVEVFSARPLHVEYAPEVAAAMQRRRVASIDARHRDSVLTSVLDAVDDTVHRMSDRGLVSLDDYERKALVKDLTVAFYTARGPAADAL; encoded by the coding sequence GTGGGGGAAGCAGGGACGGAAAGGGCGGAGGAAGGGGCGCAGACCCCGGGCCGAATATCCACCCCCCGCACCGGCCCCACCCCCCGGAGTCCGGTCCTGCGGCCGTACCGGGACCCGCTCGTCCTCGGCCCGCTCTTCCGCGACGAGGAACGGGCAGCCGCCCCCGCCACGGCCACCGACCCCTCCGGCACCCCCGGGCGCCCCCGCGGAGGCAGCGGACCCGCCGAGCCCGAGACCCTCCGGCAGGCCGCCGTACCCGGGGCGATACCCCGGCCCACCCGACCGGCGATGGCGGCGCCGGCCACCCCGCGGACCCTCCCCGCCGTGCTCGATCCCGAGCTGACCGAACGCCCCGCGCGGGCTTGTTCCGGCTGGTGGGCCCTGCTCACCGCCGTGTCGGCCACGGCCTGCGCCGCCGCCCTCCCCCGGTTCGAGGAGATCCGCCTTTCCGCTTCCCCCACCGAGGTCTGGCCCCTGGCCGTCATCGTGTGCTGCGCGCTCCTCGCGCTCGCCGCGCTCTGCGGACTGCGGCGCGGCCGCGCCGGCCAGGCCTGGTCGCTGACCCTCTTCGGCCGCTACCGCGGCACGATCCGGCGCACCGGCCTGATCTGGTCGAACCCGCTGCCCCGGCACACCCGCGTCGACGTACGGCTGCGCCACTGGCGCAGCGAGCCGCTCCGCGCCGTGGACTCCGAGGGCACCGCGCTGCGGTCCGTGGTCCTCGTCGTATGGCGGGTCGGGGACACCGCCCGCGCGCTGCTCGCGGTCGACGACCACACCGCGTACCTGAGCGGGCAGGTGGAGTCCGCCACCGCCCGGGTGCTCTCCCGGATGCCCGCCGACTCCTTCGGCCCCGAACCGGCCGGACCCGCCGGACCCGCCGGACCCTCCGGACCGGAAACCCTGCGCGACACCGAGGCCGTCGGCGACGAGCTGACCCGGCTGCTCGCCGCCGAGTGCAAGGCCGTCGGCGTGGAAGTCTTCTCCGCCCGGCCGCTGCACGTCGAGTACGCACCGGAGGTCGCCGCCGCGATGCAGCGCCGCCGGGTCGCCTCGATCGACGCCCGGCACCGGGACTCCGTCCTCACCTCCGTGCTCGACGCCGTCGACGACACCGTCCACCGGATGTCGGACCGCGGGCTCGTGAGCCTGGACGACTACGAACGCAAGGCCCTGGTCAAGGACTTGACCGTGGCCTTCTACACGGCGCGCGGCCCTGCCGCCGACGCCCTGTGA
- a CDS encoding C40 family peptidase produces the protein MRTPEFTEEIPDSCDCTGCARGTTAMTAAAARRRRCTLRGAVVAAVGATLLMGTGVGTASAEPAPAHAGWDGSKYWYKDATGWWRWTQHYSKYVANSGRSSAGASSSPSSSSPSSVRTSEPTFRGRAGWDAKDRVYWYKDGTGWWRWTQHKAKYERFAGGSGSGSGSSSGSSGSSGSSGSSGSSGSSGSSGSSGTPIRQGTEGAISFANSHLGDPYVWGGNGPRGWDCSGLVQAAYRSAGIALPRVASDQYRATTPISRSELRRGDLVLWTSNGSVSGIHHVAIYLGGGKYIEAPRPGKQVRVSSFSAYNPNMYGRVR, from the coding sequence ATGCGCACGCCCGAGTTCACCGAAGAAATACCCGACAGCTGTGACTGCACCGGCTGCGCGCGCGGCACGACGGCCATGACGGCCGCCGCGGCCCGCCGCCGTCGCTGCACCCTGCGCGGCGCCGTGGTCGCGGCGGTCGGCGCCACCCTGCTGATGGGCACCGGAGTGGGCACCGCGTCCGCGGAACCGGCCCCGGCGCACGCGGGCTGGGACGGCTCGAAGTACTGGTACAAGGACGCGACCGGCTGGTGGCGCTGGACCCAGCACTACAGCAAGTACGTGGCGAACAGCGGCCGTTCCTCCGCCGGGGCCTCCTCTTCCCCTTCGTCTTCCTCGCCCTCCTCCGTACGCACCTCCGAGCCGACTTTCCGCGGCCGCGCGGGCTGGGACGCGAAGGACCGCGTGTACTGGTACAAGGACGGCACCGGCTGGTGGCGCTGGACCCAGCACAAGGCCAAGTACGAGCGCTTCGCCGGCGGCTCCGGATCCGGCTCCGGCTCTTCCTCGGGCTCGTCCGGCTCCTCGGGCTCGTCCGGCTCCTCGGGCTCGTCCGGTTCCTCGGGCTCCTCGGGCTCCTCCGGCACCCCCATTCGCCAGGGCACGGAGGGCGCGATCTCCTTCGCCAACAGCCACCTGGGCGACCCGTACGTCTGGGGCGGCAACGGCCCCCGCGGCTGGGACTGCTCGGGCCTGGTTCAGGCCGCCTACCGCTCCGCGGGCATCGCCCTCCCCCGCGTCGCCTCCGACCAGTACCGGGCCACCACCCCGATCTCCCGCTCCGAACTGCGCCGCGGAGACCTGGTGCTCTGGACCTCGAACGGCAGCGTCTCGGGCATCCACCACGTGGCGATCTACCTCGGCGGCGGCAAGTACATCGAGGCCCCCCGCCCGGGCAAGCAGGTTCGCGTCTCCAGCTTCAGCGCGTACAACCCGAACATGTACGGGCGCGTCCGCTAG
- a CDS encoding streptophobe family protein, which yields MSSTTAPAARAWRDALVAVLAGFVVMAVVASAGLALAGAGDLPGGAFPHVVAAVVLMAAGGSVEVTGGAGFLAGADASLSVLPLSVSLAGALTAGWLFLRPLHNRAVAGTRELLARAAPLVFLWLVALTGVALLARRDFAISTGDSIIGDIGEVLDAGPMVGFEAAIPASLGFGLLWILGLLLIALLVSRRAPLPAGLVRFHAAVRPAAFAVVALLLAYVAVGIGVALVVAATQGHADRTVAVILLGLPNLVWPALTLGFGGAWEGKAEGPFGLPVPQVLDEVLRATGQGSGSASDLSTIDVASLAERDSRAWWLVVLAVVLLLGAGALAAARSPAHVRPWQHALHLAVALALATLVVCLLARIQAQFGLSLLGLGDVSDLSGDVELSPLLWRTVGLGFLAGAVAGFLGALLPRRRGGPGRQAPAASAESAGPAGPAAH from the coding sequence GTGAGCTCTACAACGGCACCGGCCGCGCGAGCCTGGCGCGACGCCCTCGTCGCGGTCCTGGCGGGTTTCGTGGTCATGGCGGTCGTCGCCTCCGCGGGGCTCGCCCTCGCCGGCGCCGGCGATCTGCCCGGCGGCGCGTTCCCGCACGTGGTGGCCGCCGTCGTACTGATGGCCGCGGGCGGCTCGGTCGAGGTGACGGGCGGGGCCGGCTTCCTGGCGGGGGCCGACGCGAGCCTGTCCGTACTCCCCCTCTCCGTCAGCCTGGCCGGCGCGCTGACCGCCGGCTGGCTCTTCCTGCGTCCCCTGCACAACCGGGCCGTGGCGGGGACGCGCGAACTGCTCGCCCGCGCCGCGCCCTTGGTGTTCCTCTGGCTGGTGGCGCTGACCGGAGTCGCCCTGCTGGCCCGCCGGGACTTCGCGATCTCCACCGGCGATTCGATCATCGGCGACATCGGTGAAGTCCTCGATGCCGGCCCGATGGTGGGCTTCGAGGCCGCGATCCCCGCCTCCCTCGGCTTCGGACTGCTGTGGATCCTGGGCCTGTTGCTGATCGCCCTCCTGGTGTCCCGGCGCGCGCCGCTCCCGGCGGGGCTGGTCCGCTTCCACGCGGCGGTGCGGCCGGCGGCGTTCGCCGTGGTCGCGCTCCTCCTCGCGTACGTGGCCGTCGGGATCGGCGTCGCTCTGGTGGTGGCCGCGACCCAGGGGCACGCGGACCGCACGGTGGCGGTGATCCTGCTGGGCCTGCCCAACCTGGTCTGGCCCGCCCTCACGCTCGGCTTCGGCGGAGCCTGGGAGGGCAAGGCCGAGGGCCCGTTCGGGCTGCCCGTACCGCAGGTCCTGGACGAGGTGCTGCGCGCCACCGGCCAGGGCTCCGGCTCCGCCTCGGACCTGTCCACCATCGACGTGGCCTCGCTCGCCGAGCGGGACTCCCGGGCCTGGTGGCTGGTCGTACTGGCCGTCGTCCTCCTGCTCGGCGCCGGTGCGCTGGCCGCCGCCCGTTCGCCCGCGCACGTCCGCCCCTGGCAGCACGCCCTCCACCTGGCCGTCGCCCTGGCCCTGGCGACCCTGGTGGTCTGCCTGCTGGCCCGGATCCAGGCCCAGTTCGGCCTCTCCCTGCTGGGCCTCGGCGACGTCTCCGACCTCAGCGGCGACGTGGAGCTGAGCCCGCTGCTCTGGCGCACGGTCGGCCTCGGCTTCCTCGCGGGCGCGGTGGCGGGCTTCCTCGGCGCCCTGCTCCCCCGGCGCCGGGGCGGACCCGGCCGCCAGGCCCCCGCCGCATCCGCCGAATCCGCCGGCCCGGCCGGCCCCGCCGCCCACTGA
- a CDS encoding serine/threonine-protein kinase has protein sequence MGSDPGAEPFRGRESDLRGRRIAGYVVEAEIGRGGMAVVYRAHDVRLDRTVALKLLAPELARNDVFRQRFAHESKVAAAIDHPHIVPVFEAGETDGMLYIAMRYVAGQDLRAMLDRTGPLPVEAAARIAGQVASALDAAHAHDLVHRDVKPGNILVAGGTDSEHPEHVYLTDFGLTKKSLSLTGFTSVGQFVGTLDYVAPEQIAGKPVDGRCDVYSLGCVVYETLAGGPPFQRDDDMALLWAHQYDPPPAVSSRRAGLPAGVDEVLARALAKAPEDRWGSCLEFTGALRRAGAGEGAGPGVAAFVRPPARAASDGPPPPPPRWALPVF, from the coding sequence ATGGGCTCCGATCCGGGTGCGGAGCCGTTCCGCGGGCGGGAGTCCGACCTGCGCGGGCGGCGGATCGCCGGGTACGTGGTGGAGGCCGAGATCGGGCGCGGCGGGATGGCGGTCGTCTACCGCGCGCACGACGTACGGCTGGACCGGACCGTCGCGTTGAAACTCCTCGCACCCGAACTCGCGCGCAACGACGTCTTCCGGCAGCGGTTCGCGCACGAGTCCAAGGTGGCGGCGGCCATCGACCACCCGCACATCGTGCCCGTCTTCGAGGCGGGGGAGACCGACGGGATGCTCTACATCGCCATGCGGTACGTGGCCGGCCAGGACCTGCGGGCCATGCTGGACCGGACGGGCCCGCTGCCCGTGGAGGCGGCGGCCCGGATCGCGGGCCAGGTCGCCTCGGCGCTGGACGCGGCGCACGCCCACGACCTGGTGCACCGGGACGTGAAACCCGGCAACATCCTGGTCGCGGGCGGTACCGACAGCGAACACCCCGAGCACGTCTACCTGACGGACTTCGGGCTGACGAAGAAATCGCTGTCGCTGACCGGGTTCACGAGCGTCGGGCAGTTCGTCGGGACCCTGGACTACGTGGCGCCCGAGCAGATCGCCGGGAAGCCGGTCGACGGCCGGTGCGACGTCTACAGCCTGGGGTGCGTGGTCTACGAGACCCTGGCCGGAGGCCCGCCGTTCCAGCGCGACGACGACATGGCCCTGCTCTGGGCCCACCAGTACGATCCGCCGCCCGCCGTGTCCTCCCGGCGGGCGGGCCTGCCGGCGGGGGTGGACGAGGTGCTGGCGCGGGCCCTCGCGAAGGCGCCGGAGGACCGGTGGGGAAGCTGCCTGGAGTTCACGGGGGCGCTGCGGCGTGCGGGGGCGGGGGAGGGCGCGGGCCCCGGCGTGGCGGCGTTCGTCCGTCCGCCCGCCCGGGCGGCTTCCGACGGGCCGCCGCCACCACCGCCCCGGTGGGCCCTGCCGGTGTTCTAG